In Lapillicoccus jejuensis, the DNA window GTCCCGATCATCATGCTGACGGCCAAGGACAGCGAGATCGACAAGGTCGTCGGCCTGGAGATCGGCGCCGACGACTACGTGACGAAGCCGTACTCCTCGCGCGAGCTGCTCGCCCGGGTCAAGGCGGTGCTCCGGCGGCTGGCCGAGCCCGAGGACCTCCTGCCCGCGACGCTGGAGGCCGGACCGGTGCGCATGGACGTCGAGCGCCACGTCGTCACCGTCGACGGCCGCACGACGTCGTTGCCGCTCAAGGAGTTCGAGCTGCTCGAGATCCTCCTGCGCAACGCCGGCCGGGTGCTCACGAGGATGCAGCTCATCGACCGGGTCTGGGGGAGCGACTACGTCGGCGACACCAAGACCCTCGACGTCCACGTCAAGCGCCTGCGCGCCAAGATCGAG includes these proteins:
- a CDS encoding response regulator transcription factor; translated protein: MSRILLVEDEESYSDPLSYLLRKEGYEVAVAGTGPDGLAEYDQNGADLVLLDLMLPGLSGIDVCRALRHRSAVPIIMLTAKDSEIDKVVGLEIGADDYVTKPYSSRELLARVKAVLRRLAEPEDLLPATLEAGPVRMDVERHVVTVDGRTTSLPLKEFELLEILLRNAGRVLTRMQLIDRVWGSDYVGDTKTLDVHVKRLRAKIEPDPGRPQHIITVRGLGYKFEAV